In one window of Pseudodesulfovibrio sediminis DNA:
- a CDS encoding hemagglutinin repeat-containing protein, with product MTSGTDTTITAANDATIIGSTVAAEKDVNIAADRDVNIIPGRNSQSSQKSSKEGGIGIGLTLSENEVSISAGYKGVETKTNSSGKYNAGSLISAGNDVKIDAGRNINQVSSEIEAGQDVNMKAGEDLNVTAAQDVEHLDEYVKSVEVGLKLAAKQSVSTAIRTLVDTPKNMTSGEGGVGAKAVTAGSGALQAVSAAQQVSNPSASVSLTAGLSMTESRFSSDSATSVSSQTSAGRDANIEAGKNLTIEGATVLANEDVALTAGEDIAISSAANNRETSSSSSSISASAGIGATVSAANGAAAGVQVSGAASGSDSDYRSDSNTNAQVVAGQDLTVKSGQDTTVAGANLEGNKVNMDVGDNLVVASKQDTSKSKSSNWSIGGSATIGMGASVAADAAGVVGMDADSQTGDSANIGMGKGSGSSAWVNNQTSIVGKEQVDIRVENNTHVEGAVIAAENGNLKLDTDTLTYKDIYDHNKASSYQASLSGSVSAENEKDSETRKDGEEGNPYAGTLEGSASSHDRRQINRATIGEGEIIIRSDPAAGLEGLNRDLAKAQEITKNEKTSVTVYIDSAAIEEIAGGFKGIQENAKKTTTAISDLIADLKGKAQLTPAEMTWLKDGILEELKKSNICGSEVLAEEIGGAIGDSVANVYNKLREMGYSNSKALAEIEKSFQTVGKWAEESVAKGVAINSVDGRNYVKLPDSNGIVGVVAGIDDGAIVLAALATLTTIAILSQTNPELARQLGEGLANTVDAIAPIVNEKLIAVSDSYASLTNQTLVQIDFGDGYFHDVSMDVLEYDQATGHPSLVKVKDSNAVYEVTYDPSTDTLYPTYGQKELVYKDGIVVEASNTVGNGSGSSSGSGISSSESTPGDPNQHGNGDDDDPDKKPEYKSNQAHKPGGNGFRPNKTVEPKDAAQAYKNAVPKGDGKTWYSWSTDGKQIYRYSADNAGTAHFNGVVDKRLVEKMGDKAFNNLGTDYKSVLRLIRKTGKQ from the coding sequence ATTACATCGGGCACAGACACCACTATCACCGCTGCCAATGATGCCACTATTATTGGCTCAACCGTGGCGGCCGAAAAAGATGTGAATATCGCCGCTGATCGCGATGTGAATATTATTCCGGGTCGCAATTCCCAGTCTTCCCAGAAAAGCAGCAAGGAAGGCGGTATTGGTATCGGCCTGACGCTGTCTGAAAATGAAGTCAGCATAAGCGCCGGATACAAAGGCGTTGAGACAAAGACCAACTCATCCGGCAAATACAATGCAGGTTCCCTGATCAGCGCGGGCAATGATGTAAAAATAGACGCCGGGCGCAACATCAATCAGGTTTCCTCGGAAATAGAAGCCGGTCAGGATGTGAACATGAAGGCCGGTGAAGACCTCAACGTCACGGCCGCGCAGGATGTTGAACATCTCGATGAATACGTCAAGTCCGTTGAGGTAGGATTAAAGCTGGCTGCCAAGCAGTCGGTCTCGACCGCCATAAGAACACTCGTTGACACACCGAAAAACATGACCTCCGGAGAAGGCGGTGTCGGGGCCAAGGCTGTTACGGCTGGCAGTGGCGCGCTTCAGGCGGTTTCTGCCGCCCAGCAGGTGTCCAATCCGAGTGCTTCTGTATCGCTGACAGCTGGTCTGTCCATGACCGAAAGCCGGTTCAGCAGCGACTCGGCAACCTCTGTAAGTTCGCAGACCTCTGCAGGACGTGACGCCAATATTGAGGCCGGGAAAAACCTGACCATTGAAGGTGCCACTGTTCTGGCCAATGAAGATGTCGCTCTGACCGCCGGAGAGGATATTGCCATTTCTTCGGCCGCCAACAATCGGGAGACCTCGTCGAGTTCCAGTTCCATTTCTGCAAGCGCAGGCATTGGAGCCACCGTCAGCGCGGCCAACGGCGCGGCTGCTGGCGTGCAGGTATCCGGTGCGGCCTCCGGGTCCGACAGCGACTACCGCTCCGACTCCAACACCAATGCCCAAGTTGTGGCGGGTCAGGATCTGACCGTGAAATCCGGCCAGGATACCACTGTTGCCGGGGCGAACCTTGAAGGCAACAAGGTCAACATGGACGTTGGTGACAATCTGGTTGTCGCCAGCAAGCAGGACACCAGCAAATCCAAAAGTTCAAATTGGAGCATCGGCGGCAGCGCCACCATCGGCATGGGAGCGTCCGTGGCCGCGGACGCCGCAGGCGTGGTGGGCATGGACGCCGACAGCCAGACCGGTGACTCCGCCAATATCGGCATGGGCAAAGGCTCCGGCTCATCCGCCTGGGTGAACAACCAGACCTCGATTGTCGGCAAGGAGCAGGTCGATATCCGCGTGGAAAACAACACCCACGTGGAAGGCGCGGTCATTGCCGCCGAAAATGGCAACCTCAAGCTCGATACCGACACCCTCACCTACAAGGACATCTACGACCACAACAAGGCTTCGAGCTATCAGGCCAGCCTGTCTGGATCGGTGAGTGCGGAGAATGAAAAGGACAGCGAAACGCGCAAAGACGGAGAAGAGGGCAACCCCTATGCAGGAACGCTGGAAGGCAGCGCCTCCTCCCACGACCGCCGCCAGATCAACCGCGCCACCATCGGCGAGGGCGAGATCATCATCCGCTCCGACCCCGCAGCCGGGCTGGAGGGCCTGAACCGCGACCTCGCCAAAGCACAGGAGATCACCAAGAACGAGAAGACCTCGGTCACGGTGTACATTGATAGTGCCGCGATTGAGGAAATCGCGGGCGGGTTTAAGGGGATTCAGGAGAATGCGAAGAAGACGACCACTGCAATCAGTGATCTTATTGCGGACTTGAAAGGCAAGGCTCAACTGACGCCTGCTGAAATGACGTGGTTGAAAGATGGGATTTTAGAGGAGCTAAAAAAGTCAAATATTTGTGGCTCAGAAGTCTTGGCCGAAGAAATCGGCGGGGCAATCGGTGATAGCGTTGCGAATGTCTACAATAAATTAAGGGAAATGGGATATTCGAACTCTAAGGCATTGGCTGAAATTGAAAAAAGCTTTCAGACTGTTGGGAAATGGGCAGAAGAGAGTGTTGCGAAAGGAGTTGCCATCAACTCAGTTGATGGGCGCAACTATGTCAAGCTTCCCGACAGCAATGGCATTGTAGGTGTAGTCGCCGGGATAGATGATGGGGCTATTGTCCTTGCTGCCTTAGCAACTCTCACAACGATTGCTATTCTATCCCAAACGAACCCAGAGCTGGCCCGGCAGTTGGGAGAGGGGCTTGCAAACACCGTTGACGCCATCGCACCAATCGTCAACGAAAAGCTGATCGCCGTTTCCGATTCGTATGCTTCATTGACGAATCAGACCCTTGTCCAAATAGATTTTGGAGATGGATATTTTCATGATGTTTCTATGGACGTCTTGGAATATGATCAGGCAACAGGGCATCCCTCTCTTGTTAAGGTTAAAGATTCCAATGCCGTCTACGAGGTGACATATGACCCCAGCACGGATACGTTGTATCCTACCTACGGTCAAAAGGAGCTAGTCTATAAGGACGGGATTGTTGTTGAAGCATCTAATACTGTAGGCAATGGCAGTGGAAGCAGTTCGGGAAGCGGCATTAGCAGTTCTGAATCCACCCCAGGTGATCCCAATCAGCATGGAAATGGGGATGACGATGATCCTGATAAAAAACCTGAATACAAAAGTAATCAGGCTCATAAGCCCGGTGGAAACGGATTTAGACCCAATAAAACTGTTGAACCCAAAGATGCTGCACAAGCCTATAAAAATGCGGTTCCAAAGGGCGATGGAAAGACTTGGTACTCTTGGAGCACAGATGGCAAACAGATATATAGATATAGTGCAGATAATGCTGGCACAGCTCATTTTAATGGTGTCGTTGACAAAAGGCTGGTAGAAAAAATGGGTGATAAGGCTTTTAATAATCTAGGAACGGATTATAAATCAGTATTACGGCTGATCAGAAAGACGGGGAAACAATGA